A stretch of DNA from Methanogenium sp. S4BF:
GGAATATATGATTGATGCATTTCTCCCTCTTCTCCCTGATGCCCTTCCGGAAGCAGTGGTTCTGGTGGACCGTGATCTGAACCTGCTCTATGGCAATGCCGAAGCGCTCAGGCAGGCAGGGTGCACGAAAGGAGAATTTTGCAAAAAGCGTTGTTATTACGTCTGGGGGGAGGGGGGGCCATGCATCGTCTGTCCGGTGCGAACGGCGTTTGATACCGAAAAACCGGTGAAAGAGGAGATCACGGTGCCGTCCGGCAGGGTCCACCGAATACATGCGGTGCCGATTCAGGAGGCAGACGGGTCAGTGCCATATGTCCTTATGACCTGTTTTGAAATATCTGATCCAAACAGTGCCATCCGTCTCAACACAGAGGCGCAGGAACGTCTTTCTCTTGCACTTTCAGCCGGCAGAATCGGAACATTTGAGGCAGATATAACCGGCCGGAAAATCATAGTGGATGACCGGTTTGCCCGCATCATCGGCACGACCCCGGAGGCCCTCGGTACAGACCCGCGTATGGTATTTGATTGTCGGGTATATCCCCGTGACCGCAAGCGGATGGGTGAGATACTTGCCGGTATCGTGTCCGGTGAACAGGAGCACACCCGAACGGAATGCCGTTTCTGGCATGAGGACAAACGGTGGATATGGGTCCGGTTTCTGATGCAGGTCACCAAACGGGATGAAAACGGCCACCCCATGCACCTTGCAGGGGTGATGCATGATATATCTGATATCTGCCGGGCCAAACAGTCCATGAAGAAAGCCGTGCAGAAGACCAATCTCCTCTCCTCTATTGCCCGGCATGATCTCATGAACCAGATGCGGGTGATCAAACTCACCCGTGCACGGCTGCAGGAGGAGCACCCCGAAATCGCAGCTGAAATTCAGGCATACCAGAAAACATGCACCCGCGCAACAGAGATCATCGAGTCACTTGTGGCATTCACGGCGGCGTACCGGGATATGGGGGTACATGAACCCCGGTGGCATCCACTCGAGGACCTGATATCACGGGTCTATGCAGAGAACGAACAGTTTCATTCGTTCAGTCTTGAAATCAAACGTCCTCTTCCCCGGATCTATTCAGACCGACTCATTGAGCGGGTTTTTTTCAGTCTTTTTGAGAATATCATCATCCACAGCGGGGGAGCTGATCGGGTCACGATCTCGTTTCAGGACAACGGGGATGAAGGGTCTCTTTTTATTGCTGACAACGGAAAAGGCATCCCCTCCGCGATGAAAAAAAAGATATTTGAACGTGGCATCGGGGAAGACACCGGGTACGGACTCTTTCTGGGCCGTGAGATTCTTGAAGTGGCCGGTGTGATGATTGAGGAATGCGGGACGGAAGGGGAGGGGGCCGTTTTCCGCTGCTTCGGCCCTCCTGATACCTACCGTTCTTTACCGAAACCTAATCATGCCAGCGTGAATCGCCTGCTGTAGTGATGTCTTTTTTCCAGATTGGGACGTATTTTTTTATTTCTTCGATGATGTACCGGCATCCGGCAAATCCCTCTTCGCGGTGCCCTGCGCCTGCGATGATAACGAGGATGGTCTCCCCTGTCGGTAAGATGCCGTCCCGGTGAATGATATCAACTGAGAAAAGCCCATATTTTTCCGTCGCTTCTGCTGCGATTGTGGTGAGATCAGCGAGTGCTATTGTTCTGTCAGCCTCAAATTCAATTGCTTCAATGCCGTCGTCACGTACGGTGCCGACAAAGACTACCTGTGCACCCATTCTGCTGTCACGTGACTGCTGTATGAGCGCTCCTATGTCAATATCTTCTTTCTGTATGGAAATCATGGAATTCATCCTCCTGAAACCGGTGGATAGACCACCAGTGCATCGCCATCTGCAAGAGCCGTCTCTTCTGCCTCTTTGACAGAGAGCCGTCTGCCGTTTAGGATAACGGTAATATGCGGATGGAGTGTGCTGTCTCCTGCAAAGAGGGTTTCCCTGCACCCTTTCGATTCACAAAGGGCAGACAGGATGGTTTTGGCTGTGGCATCATCTGTTGTTTCAATTGTTTGCTCTTCCCCGAAAATCTCACGGAAGCGGGCAAAACTGCGTATCGTAATTTTCATCGTATTCTCCTGTGTGTGACTGTTTTTCAGTTAGCAGCACTGTCTGATCCGTACTTCTTCTCTTTAGAACCATTTCTGATTCGTATTTTGACTGCCCGCGGAATCGGGTGGACGTTTTTTTTATTTATATAAAGCAGTCCTCACTGCTGCGATAGGCATTCAGCATTTCACGCCGGGCAGTCTTGCCGAGATGCTCTGTCACCTGTTCCAGGAAGACCGCAAAGTAATCGGGAGAAAGGCAGCAGAGGCTCTCTTCACCACTGATAATAAGTGCGGCAAGATGTTCGAGCTCATCTGGTGTCAGGCGCGAGAGCCGTTGCCTGAAATCATCTGCATCCGTCGCATAATGATTTGCAACAGGCGGAAGAACAGAGCGATACGTTACTCCTGACTCTGAACAGAGCAGATCGCCGCATTCGGGTGCACATTTCTTCAGAATCTCCTGATCTCTCTGTGATAGTTCGCGTGCCATATGTTGTCCTCCTGCTCCCGCCCTGTTATGATTGGTTCTCCACCGTCTGCGAGAATGCCTCGGGGTAATGCACCACGCCATGTACGTCACGCAGGACATTTGTCTCGAGGGCGAGAACCATGAAGTATCCTTCAGGCACCTCCCATGGGGGCTCAATTTCATGGTATTTTGCTGATTCAAACCGGAATCTGCGGTAATATCCCGGTTCGCCAAGCACTACGATGATCTTCACTCCCTTCTTATACGAGCGGTGAATGCCCTCTTCAATGAGCGCGGTGCCGATTCCCCGGTTCCGGAACTGCGAGAGGACTGCCACCGGAGCAAGAGCCAGGGCGGGCGTCTCATCGCTGTCTGCTGCACGGATTACCACCGGTGAAAAGAGCACATAGCCGAGGATGGCCCCGTTCTCAACACAGACAAGGGAGAGTTCAGGATCAAAGGGCCCGGAATTACGTATAGCAGCTACCAGTTCTGCCTCATCTTTCCGGCTGAATGCATCAGTGAGTACTGCAGCAATTCCTGCAGCATCATCCGGTGCTTCTGATCTGATGGTCCATGCCATGGTAATCATAGGTTTGGCGCTTCCCGCTAAAAAACCTGCATGTTGTCTCCCGTGGCGGTTGATCGATCAAATACCTCTGCAAACTGCTTCTGCTTCAGGCAGGGGAGAAATGCATGCCCACAGATGATTATCCTCCGGTGAAAAAAAGAAAGATTATTTCTGGGTCATAAGACCGGTAATCACAACAACGATACCCCATGCAATCAGGAAGATGCCCAGAACATAGATGACGGTGGCTGTTGCCATCAGCGGGTACATCAACACGTAGAATGCAAGGATGATCGCGATGACACCTGCTATGACGAGGAGCACCTTGTACCAGATACTGTCTTTCCCGGTAAATGCCTGGAAGATATTGGTAAACCCGGTCAGGAATGCCCAGAAGGCAATCAGGTAGGTGATGGTGAACCAGGCACTGAGGAGATTGCTGAATACCATCAGACCAAGGATGATGGCAAGGATACCCAGAATTATGAGGGCGACCGAGCGTCCTGCGCCGCCTTCATGCGGTTGAATTGCCTGCACAATGGTCATAATGCCCCAGACGACCACTATCGCACCGATGAAGTAGCCTAAAAAGAGCGTCACATATCCCGGCATGATGACACAGAATATGCCAAATATGAATGCAATAATTCCCAGAAGTACGAACGTCCACCAGGAGGGGGTGAACCCCATTGAATCTGCTGTCTCGTTCTCAATAATCTCAGTCATTGAAATATCTCCAACGCTATGATTTGTGGATCCGGTATATAAACCATCCGAAAAAATGAATGCTTCTGGACCGGATAGCGATTCCCGGAGCTGAATAAATGGCTATTCGATTCATTCCATCCTGTCACGAAGTGCCTGCCGGGATAATCTGAACGATGTGAGACCCGGGTGTGTGTCCTGTAAAGCATAAGGGTGGGGTCCTGGCCGGTATATTACCGTACAGCTATCTGATGTATGGAAAGGAGAGTTCCCGGAGACGCTGTGATCCGGCGCCACGTTATAAAAAATATTATCATAGCAACTCGTATTACAATAAGTAACTCTTTTATTAAACCGGAATGTACTCATAACTACTAATGAAATTCAGGGGCATCATTTCAGTCATTATTGTTCTTCTGTTTGTCACCTGCTCCGTTCCCGCTGGTGCTGCGGGTGACGCAGAGTCCGGCATTCTGTTCAGTCTGGAACCGGTTGCCGGTGTGCAGGACGAATTCCTCCTCTCCTGTGCAGGAGCAGATAACGGGCCTGCAGGCATCTTCGCAACCTTTCCCGGTCCGTTTGCCATCGTCAGCACCACACTTCCGGAGAGCCAGTACCGGGCGAATGGCACCGGTCTTGCCTGTGCCCTTATTGATGAGGATGCCTGCCAGGTGCAGTTTCGGTGCGCAGATCTTCAGCCGGGTACCCTTCGTATCTCGTGGGAGGAATTCACCGGCGGCCTTTCCGGTGAGGCGATAATCTCGGTATCCGATGCAGGCGGGGTGTCGGTTCTCACCGGCGGGAATTCCGGCATTGAGGATACCGGGAATCAGCCTTCATCACCGGTGCAGCAGAGCCCCTTTGCCTGCATCGCATTCACCGCGTTCCTGTCACTTGCCGCTGCCGGTGTATATGCCGGCAGGAACAGGAGGGATGTAATATGAATGCAGCCGGAAGATATCCGTATATGTGGCTTGGGCTTCTCATTCTGTGTATGGCTGCGGCATCTCCGGTATCTGCTGCAGATTCCGGTGCCCTGCCGCTGGATGTGAACGGAGACGCCCAAATCAGCACAGAGGAGATGACCGTTTCCGTCCTTGCATATATGGAGCAGACATATGCAGGTGCGGGTGCTGATGCCGGTCAGTACAGCGACCTTATCGACGGTGCCTATGTCTATACATACTGGAATAAAACTGCCAAAACGATCCCTGACTCCTCCGGGCAGTCTGTTATCCTGACACGGCCGATACACCGTGCCGTTGTGATGAACGGAGAGGCTGCAGAGACGATGCGTTCGCTTGGCTTTGACAGTGCCAATGTTGTCGGTGTCGGAAAATATATTCTGGACGATCCGGTATTTTTCCCTGAATATGCCGGGCTGCCGAATGTCGGCAGTGTCTGGTCGCCGGATTACGAACAGATAATCTCTCTCTCCCCTGACGTTGTATTCATCTATGCGGACTTCATGGACAGCAAAGGGGACGAGATACAGGAGACAATCCAGTCGATGAACCCTGCGGTGCATGTGCTGCGTTATGACCTCTTCAGCCCTGACACCTATGCAGGCGAGGTGGAGCTTCTTGCTGCAGCCATTGACCGGGAAGAGGAAGGGGCTCGCTTTGCCTCATTCTACACCCGGCAGATGGATACGGTCACCGGCAGGGTTGCTGCTATCCCTGAAGATGAGCGGGTGCGGGTGTACTTTGAAGGCGCTGATGATTTCAAGAGCTGTGCGGAAGGCTCCGGGTATCATGATAAGATCCTCATTGCAGGTGGGCGGAATATCTTCGGGAACGCCACACCTTCGTACCCGGTGGTCAATCCGGAGTCCGTGCTCTTTGGCAACCCTGGTGTCGTCGTCAAACTGCAGGGTACCGGTAAGCTTGACTTCGGCGGATATGGGGATGATGATACGTCAAAGACCATTGGGGTATATGAAAGCCTCATCACACGGCCCGGCTGGAATACCATTGCTGCGGTTAAAGAGGGGCGTGTTCACATCATTGACACCGATATCTTCGGGGGACCGAAACATTTCATCGGTATCCTCTACCTTGCCACCTGGTTCTACCCGGATCTCTTTGCAGATGTGAATCCTGAGGAGATTCACCAGGAGTATCTCACCACCTATCAGCACAGCACATACGATGTCCATTCGCAGGGCGTCTTTGTCTACCCGGTGACCCCAATAGTTTAGGACGGATGGATGGCATTAACAATCGAAGACTTCGGCAGGGAATATTCCCGTGTCAAAACGAAACGAATCTCCTTTTTTCTGCTGGCTGCTGCATTGCTCATTCTGCTCGCAATGGTTGGCATCACTCTCGGGTCAGGCGACCTCTCGTTCATGGACTCCTATGGTGCCTTCTGGGATGGCTTCCTCGCAAGAATGTCAGCCTTATTTGGCACCACCACGGAGTCAGTCCCTGATACCCCTATCCAGGAGATTATTATCTGGGACATCCGGCTTCACCGGGTTCTCTTTGCGCTCGTCGCCGGATTCGGGCTGGCCATTGCCGGGACTATCATGCAGGGCATCCTGAGAAATCCCCTGGCAAGCCCCTTCACCCTGGGCATCTCGTCTGCTGCCTCATGCGGTGCCTCGGTTGCGATCATTCTCTTTGCGGGTGTCACGCTGGTGAGCGGAAACGTACTGGTTGTCATCATGGCATTTCTCTTTGCGATGACCGCCTCTTTTATTATCTATGGTATGGCACGGCACAAAGGCCTGAACTCATCGTCTCTTATTCTTGCAGGTATCGCCATCATGTACCTCTTCTCCGCCATCACCTCGCTTATCCAGTATTTCGGCTCGTCTGATCAGGCAGCAGCGGTGGTCTACTGGATGTTTGGCTCGCTGGAAGGGACCACGTGGCCGAAACTGTTGATAGTCACCGCAGTGATTGCAATCCTGACCCCCTACACCGTCATGCGGGCATGGGACCTGAATGCGCTCGCCGAGGGTGATGAGATTGCAAAGAGCATCGGGGTTCCGGTTGAGCGGACGATGACTGTTTTCATGATGATCGCTTCGATTATCACCGCGGTGATAATTGCGTTCACCGGGACGATCGGGTTTATCGGGCTTGTTGCCCCGCATATCACCCGCATGGCAATCGGCAATGACCATCGCTGGCTGGTGCCGGCTTCAGGCCTTGTCGGAGCTGCGATTCTCCTTGGCGCCGACAACCTCTGCCGGACCCTGATATATCCGTCTGTGATTCCGGTGGGGATTATGACGGCATTTCTGGGAGTGCCGTTCTTCCTGTATTTATTCATGAAACGGGGTGATACCGGATGGTAGCGATATCTGTCAGCGATCTCTCCTATACATACCGGAAGAAGCCGGTATTCTCCGATATCTCCTTTGAGGCGGTGGAAGGTGAAGTGCTGGGACTGGTCGGCCCGAATGGCTCAGGGAAGACCACGATGATCAAATGCATCGACGGCATCCTGCATCCGCAGGGCGAGGTCCGGGTCTTTGGTGATCCTGTCTCATCGCTGCACCGGATGGAGATCGCCCGGAGGATTGCCTATGTGCCCCAGTCATTTCCCGAAGGTCTCTCATCGGCTGTCTTTGAAACGATTCTGATGGGCAGGCGCCCGTATCTCAACTGGCAGACTGGTCCGGAGGATGAGGAGAAGGTCTATCATGCGATGAAGATGCTGGGTGTGGAGGATTTTGCCTTCCGGAAGATAAAAGAACTCTCCGGCGGTGAACGGCAGCGTGTAATGATTGCACGCGCCATTGTGCAGGAGACTCCGGTCATCCTGATGGATGAACCCACCAGCAGTCTCGATGTCAGGCACCAGATGGAGGTGATGGAGGTGGCGCGAAATCTTGCGGTAGAGAAGAATATCACGGTGATCATGTCCCTGCATGACCTCAACCTTGCCTCACGCTACTGCGACCGGATTGTCATGTTCAGGGAGGGGGCCCGGTACGGGTTCGGGACTCCCGGCGAGGTGCTCACGGAAGATGTTATCGAACAGGTGTATGGCATTGAGGCACGCATCTATCGAGACGGAGACTCTCCCTATATCATTCCCGTCCGTCCGGCTTCAGGCGCCCGCACGGAAGAGTGACGGGCTGTCGTTTCTGAGGTGGCGGTAAGAGAGCGTGATCCTCCTTTTGCCCCTCTGTTTGTCTGTCCGGGGGGCTCATGTTCAATCCCTTGATTGAGGTCCCTGATGGTGCACACCTGGTGTACGGTATCCACATGTTTCTGCGCGTAATCTCTGCGTCAGGTCCCTTTTTTGTCTCATTTTTTCTGAGCAGATCCGCTCCCTTCCGCACAACATGGTGGAGTGTTTGCGGAAAAGGGGTATTCGATTACAAAATCTGCCGGGTAACATAGCCGGGTAACATAAGATGGGAGTCCATCCCCTCGCATCCTGCGATAACGATGCACAACAAACGGGCTTCCGCCGGGGCATAAAGAACCCCTTACAATCATGGCTTCACGGCGTGACCCTGCCCCGGGATCAAACAAAATGAAACAAAAAGGTGAGGAGAAAAAAGATAACTGCCTATACCAGTGCAAACCACCGGTCCCTGAGACCCACATTATACTGGGCAATGTACATCGCGTCACCGATGTCTATCGCATTGTTCCAGTTAACGTCGGTCCGTTCAAATGCATCCGTGTTCTTCGCCGGTGATGGTGTTATCCCGACGACCTCTTTGAGCACACGCAGGGTATCTGCCTGATTTACTCCGCCGTCACTATTCGCGTCACCGAGAAGGAGTGAAGTGATCCGGATACAGTCCTGCTTTGTGGTGAAAGCTTCTCCCCCGTTAATCGTCAGATTGACCGTATAGGTGCCGGACGTGGCATAGACATGACTGGGATTCTGTGTGGTTTCGTCGATGGTTCCGTCATTGTCGAAATCCCATGCCCATGATGTTGCACCCAGAGACTGATCTGTGAACTGCACGGTGAGCGGCGGGATGCCGCACATGGGTGTTGCGGTGAAGTCAGCAATAATCACATCCCTGTATTCAACCACGAGGATGGTGCCCATGGCATACATGTTGTCTCCCTTTCCCTCTATTGCGAGACTTCTCATCGCCGCCTCGTTGTCCCCGTCTGTGAGCGCTGTTGTCACGTCATAGAGCGAGAAGCCTATTTGCGGGTCTCTCTGGTAGTCCGCCCAGAACCCTTCATACTCCTGATTATTGAAGATGAATACACTCTTATTGGCATCCGCCCCACTGGCAAGGATGGCGATGGCCGTTGCATCTGCGATATTGGTTGTATCAACCCCCGTGAATGGTGCGTATGCCGTCGCTTCGGTATCACTCACCGAGTATGATGCATATGAGTAGAGCATGTCAAACTCTTCATTTATCCAGATCGCTTTCGTGCTGGTTTCCGGATCTTCGTAGACAACGAGAAGATATGCCCCATAGAGGCCATAGGTGTTGTCCGCTTCGGGTGTGATGGTCATGCTGTTGCCCGCGGCATCAAACAGATCTGTTACATTGTATGCATACAGCCCGTAGGGATTACTGTATGACCCGAACCCTTTTACGTCCTGGTATGCCGCTTCCGGGTATACGATGTTGCCGTTGAATGACATTGTGAACGCCGGGTCGGTTCCCATCTTGTTGTACGTCCATCCCTGACAGAGGCGGGCATTTACGACGGTCGCTCCCTCCGGAATCGGGAGGTCTTGCGGGGACCAGCTGTATGTCTGTTCGGTCCATGAGGCACCGTTATATGCGGTGTTCCCTGCCGACCATGTCAGGTCATACTGGCCGGTGAAAGAAGCTATGTTCTCGATATCAGCACCATCGGTCCATCGCTTGCCTTTGTATCCGTTGTTGTACACGGTTGCGGTCACGGTGAGATTGTTGTTCGTCTCATCGTTTTCTTCGACCACGTTGTCTGTATCGGCGTTCACGGTGATGGTGATGGTGTCACCGCCGGTATGGAGGACGGTGTCTGTCACTGTGACGGTTGTGGAGGTGTTTGCTGCAAGACCGGCAACGTCTGCGGTGTATGGAGTGCCTGCGACGTCAATCGTCACGGTGAATGCACCTGCATCGGTCAGGCCTTTGTTTATCACCGTGGCCGTGAGGGTGTTCGGCTCCTGTGCAAAGAGATCATTGCCTGCGCCGCTGTTGGGTGTGACATCGGTCACGTTTAAATCAACATCTGCATATTCAACCACGAGGATGGTGCCCATGGCATACATGTTGTCTCCCTTCCCCTCTATTGCGAGACTTCTCATCGCCGCCTCGTTGTCCCCGTCTGTGAGCGCTGTTGTCACGTCATAGAGCGAGAAGCCTATTTGCGGGTCTCTCTGGTAGTCCGCCCAGAACCCTTCATACTCCTGATTATTGAAGATGAATACACTCTTATTGGCATCCGCCCCACTGGCAAGGATGGCGATGGCCGTTGCATCTGCGATATTGGTTGTATCAACCCCCGTGAATGGTGCATATGCCGTCGCTTCGGTATCACTCACCGAGTATGATGCATATGAGTAGAGCATGTCAAACTCTTCATTTATCCAGATCGCTTTCGTGCTGGTTTCCGGATCTTCATAGACAACGAGAAGATATGCCCCATAGAGGCCATAGGTGTTGTCCGCTTCGGGTGTGATGGTCATGCTGTTGCCCGCGGCATCAAACAGATCTGTTACATTGTATGCATACAGCCCGTAGGGATTACTGTATGACCCGAACCCTTTTACGTCCTGGTATGCCGCTTCCGGGTATACGATGTTGCCGTTGAATGACATTGTGAACGCCGGGTCGGTTCCCATCTTGTTGTACGTCCATCCCTGACAGAGGCGGGCATTTACGACTGTCGCTCCCTCCGGAATCGGGAGGTCTTGCGGGGACCAGCTGTATGTCTGTTCGGTCCATGAGGCACCGTTATATGCGGTGTTCCCTGCCGACCATGTCAGGTCATACTGGCCGGTGAAAGAAGCTATGTTCTCGATATCAGCACCATCGGTCCATCGCTTGCCTTTGTATCCGTTGTTGTACACGGTTGCGGTCACGGTGAGATTGTTGTTCGTCTCATCGTTTTCTTCGACCACGTTGTCTGTATCGGCGGTCACGGTGATGGTGATGGTGTCACCGCCGGTATGGAGGACGGTGTCTGTCACTGTGACGGTTGTGGAGGTGTTTGCTGCAAGACCGGCAACGTCTGCGGTGTATGGAGTGCCTGCGACGTCAATCGTCACGGTGAATGCACCTGCATCGGTCAGGCCTTTGTTTATCACCGTGGCCGTGAGGGTGTTCGGCTCCTGTGCAAAGAGATCATTGCCTGCGCCGCTGTTGGGTGCGACATCGGTCACGTTTAGATCAACATCTGCTGCACTAGCACCCACGGGCACAATCGCTAACATAAGAATTAATCCCAGGAACAGAAAGAGTCCGGGAGATTTGTCATGAATAATTGTTCGTTCCGTTTTCATACGATCACCTGTTTTATATTTGTGGTGCCCCATGGGCGGATTCTTACATTTCAGAATATTTTCTCAATTCAACCGGATTTCATCCAGTACCCATACCACAAACAATTCACACGTTTATTTTGAATAATCACACTATTTAAAATAACTAGTATTATTTGTAATTGTTGATATTGATTTTAGGTTTGGCGTTCCTGACCCTATTTTCAGGAGGCCGGGAGGGCCGGTATTCCACTACATTATATGATACTTTTGAAGGCCTGGACGCTATGGAACAGTCTTTCCGAAACATTCCGGGGGAAAAAAGGAGATATTTCTAAGTTATTCCGAAGAAGCAATGGTCGCCCGGTATTCTGCTGTCTCATAAGGAGAGACAACGGCATTTTCGATGGTGACTGTCCCTTCAGCGGAGACCAGTCGCACAGGAACATTGCCAATGTCCATATAGTAGAATACAGCCGGGGTTTTCTTCCCTGAATATTTATTATTGAGGTATATCTTCGCCCCTTCAGGTTCGCTTGAAATGTTCAGGCTTCCGAAGGGATAGGGTTCAAGGAGGAACTGGAGTTCGGTATCTATCGGGTGGTTTCCGGGAACAAGGCGGATAACCTCTTCATCCGGAATGTGGCCGGGTAATGAGATCGAGATGGTGTGCAGCCCTGCTGATAGGTTGGTAATGGTGTATGGGGTGTGCAGTCCGGTGGTGTATCCATCCACCATGATTTCAGCCCCCAACGGTTCGGATAAAACCAGGACGGAACCAAAGGTTACCTCTCCGGGGATTATACGTACTTTCTCCCCATCCCGCCACAGCTGTCCCTCATATGAGATGTATGACCCGTTATCAAAGACAGTGATGTATGGCTGCGTACCGCTTACATCAACCTTTTTTGGAAATGAATACCGGGGACATCTGCCGTTCACGGTAAAATACGCATCCCTGTATGCATCGGAGCAGAGTTCGACTGTGCGTGTGACGATATACGCCTGGTCAAATGAGACATCTGTGATCACTCCCGGAGAAATCCAGATGCTCTTTATATCACATGGATACTCCATCAGGTCGTTGCGAACCTTGATCGTATGGCGTCCCTCTTTAAGCCCCCCAATGACTTCCGGGGTGGTCAGACCGGTGTTTCGTCCGTCCAGATATATCTGTGCACCATCCGGGTGGGACGTCACATAGACTCCCCCTATTCCGTCATCATATCCATTGGACAGATACCCGTCAAATTTTAGTTTCCTGAGGCCGTTTGTTTCAGACGGGAGATCAAACCGTATTTCACTCTCATCGGTGATGGTCAGTTCCTTTTCTGATTCCAAAAATCCTTCCCGTGAAACAGAGAGTGAATGGCTGCCACCCCGAACACCCGTGAGGATGCACGGCGTTGTCTTTCCGGTATAGATACCGTCAAGCATGACGAGTGCCTGCGGTGGGTTTGAGAGGACTGCAACGTCATATGTCCCGTTTCGGTAGTCGATGTAGGTCTCCTCGGGTGCCTGGTATTCGGGAGATGG
This window harbors:
- a CDS encoding DUF3344 domain-containing protein, with amino-acid sequence MKTERTIIHDKSPGLFLFLGLILMLAIVPVGASAADVDLNVTDVAPNSGAGNDLFAQEPNTLTATVINKGLTDAGAFTVTIDVAGTPYTADVAGLAANTSTTVTVTDTVLHTGGDTITITVTADTDNVVEENDETNNNLTVTATVYNNGYKGKRWTDGADIENIASFTGQYDLTWSAGNTAYNGASWTEQTYSWSPQDLPIPEGATVVNARLCQGWTYNKMGTDPAFTMSFNGNIVYPEAAYQDVKGFGSYSNPYGLYAYNVTDLFDAAGNSMTITPEADNTYGLYGAYLLVVYEDPETSTKAIWINEEFDMLYSYASYSVSDTEATAYAPFTGVDTTNIADATAIAILASGADANKSVFIFNNQEYEGFWADYQRDPQIGFSLYDVTTALTDGDNEAAMRSLAIEGKGDNMYAMGTILVVEYADVDLNVTDVTPNSGAGNDLFAQEPNTLTATVINKGLTDAGAFTVTIDVAGTPYTADVAGLAANTSTTVTVTDTVLHTGGDTITITVNADTDNVVEENDETNNNLTVTATVYNNGYKGKRWTDGADIENIASFTGQYDLTWSAGNTAYNGASWTEQTYSWSPQDLPIPEGATVVNARLCQGWTYNKMGTDPAFTMSFNGNIVYPEAAYQDVKGFGSYSNPYGLYAYNVTDLFDAAGNSMTITPEADNTYGLYGAYLLVVYEDPETSTKAIWINEEFDMLYSYASYSVSDTEATAYAPFTGVDTTNIADATAIAILASGADANKSVFIFNNQEYEGFWADYQRDPQIGFSLYDVTTALTDGDNEAAMRSLAIEGKGDNMYAMGTILVVEYRDVIIADFTATPMCGIPPLTVQFTDQSLGATSWAWDFDNDGTIDETTQNPSHVYATSGTYTVNLTINGGEAFTTKQDCIRITSLLLGDANSDGGVNQADTLRVLKEVVGITPSPAKNTDAFERTDVNWNNAIDIGDAMYIAQYNVGLRDRWFALV